The Streptomyces sp. NBC_00483 genome contains the following window.
CCGGGTCGACGACCGTCCCGTCGGCGCCGGGCGCGCCCATCCGGCAGGTGCTCGTGCCGTGTTGGGCGTCGATGACCGTGGAGAGCAGGTGGTCGTCGAGGCTGCTGTCGTTCGCCAGGGCCGCGAACAGCGGGCCGTTCGCCTCTTCGACCGACCCGCCCAGGATGGTGGCCGTCTCCGCGCTGCCGCTCAACTCCACGAGGGCGCGCACACCTTCCCTCATCGGGGCGAGATCCCGCTCGTCGGACAGCATCCGCTGGGCGACGTACGGGTGCACCGAAGGGTCGGTGGAGACCAAAGTGAGCTCGCCGCGCGAGTGGGTTCGGTTCAGCCAGACACCGAAGGCACCTGCGTGGGCCTGGGTGTTGGCCGTGGCCATGGCCAGCACGTTCTGATTGAGCGAGACGAACATGAGGTCGTCGGAGTGCGTACCCGTCCGGCTGGACCAGCGCACGCACACATTGGTGTGCCGGTCGTGCGGTGACGTGATGGCGGCCTCGGCCCGCAACGGCAGCGAGAGCACCGTCATCGCGTGGTCCTGCATGCCGACACCGACCGGCAGGTCCTGTCGCACCTTGATGCCCAGAGCCCGCAGTTGTTCGGCGGGCCCGATGCCCGAGCGCAGCAGGACCGCGGGGGAGTGGATGACTCCCGCGCTGAGGATCACCTCGTCCGCGTACTCGGTGACGAGGGCTCCGTCGATCACCGCACGCACACCGATCGCGCGGTCGTTCTCGAAGACGACGGTGTCCACCAGCGCGTCGCCGCGGATGGTGAGGCCGGGCAGGTCGCGTGCCGGTTCGAGGTAGGCGTCGTTGACGGTGACGCGGCGGGCGGCGCGGGAGTTGATCGGGTAGGGGGAAACGCCGGTGGCGCCGGGGGCGTTGACGTCGGGCGCCCAGCCGAACCCCGCCGCCAGGGCCGAGTCGGCCAGGGCCCGGTCGACGCTTCCCCAGGCGTCCTTCGGGGCCCGGTGGATCGGTGTCGGTCCGCCGCGGCCGTGGTGCGGCTGGTCGCCGAATGCGTCGTCGTCCTCCAGCTTGGCGAAGTAGGGCAGCACGTCGTCGGGCGCCCATCCGGTACAGCCGAGCCGGGCCCACTCCTCGAAGTCCGCCATCGGCGGCCGGATCGCGATCTGGCCGTTGACGGACGAACTGCCGCCCACGCCTCGGCCGCGCCAGTACGGGACCTGAGGCTGCTTCTCGGTGCGCGAGGAGTTCAGGCCGGTCCATACGAGATGTTCCGAGGCCGCGGGATCCATGAGCGCCACCACGGGGTTGGGCGAGCGCCAC
Protein-coding sequences here:
- a CDS encoding GMC family oxidoreductase — protein: MAHAQHETARHGRDLIVVGAGSAGAAIAARAAARGRRVLLLEAGPDYRSAQMPEAWRSPNPVVALMDPAASEHLVWTGLNSSRTEKQPQVPYWRGRGVGGSSSVNGQIAIRPPMADFEEWARLGCTGWAPDDVLPYFAKLEDDDAFGDQPHHGRGGPTPIHRAPKDAWGSVDRALADSALAAGFGWAPDVNAPGATGVSPYPINSRAARRVTVNDAYLEPARDLPGLTIRGDALVDTVVFENDRAIGVRAVIDGALVTEYADEVILSAGVIHSPAVLLRSGIGPAEQLRALGIKVRQDLPVGVGMQDHAMTVLSLPLRAEAAITSPHDRHTNVCVRWSSRTGTHSDDLMFVSLNQNVLAMATANTQAHAGAFGVWLNRTHSRGELTLVSTDPSVHPYVAQRMLSDERDLAPMREGVRALVELSGSAETATILGGSVEEANGPLFAALANDSSLDDHLLSTVIDAQHGTSTCRMGAPGADGTVVDPACRVQGVRGLRVVDASIFPSVPRANTNLAAIMTGELMADRLDV